In Methanoregula sp., a single window of DNA contains:
- a CDS encoding FmdE family protein: MTQSIKTYNEAVAFHGHACPGLALGYRAAAYAMDALRAGRPDDEDLVCIVENDACGVDAIQLVAGCSVGKGNLILHDIGKHAYTFIDRKYNRAIRLVQRPEPVVQRIDPVASALREKVMGGTATPAEHKEFHERQAGVIENILKMPIDELFITKEVKPEIPVRAKIFASVQCTRCGEMVAEHRARVRDGKFVCMPCAGEYGRGW, translated from the coding sequence ATGACCCAATCCATAAAAACCTACAACGAAGCGGTAGCCTTCCACGGCCATGCCTGCCCTGGACTTGCACTCGGCTACCGGGCGGCAGCGTACGCAATGGACGCCCTCAGGGCCGGCCGCCCGGATGATGAAGACCTTGTCTGTATTGTAGAGAACGACGCCTGCGGGGTTGACGCGATCCAGCTGGTTGCCGGCTGCTCGGTGGGAAAAGGCAACCTGATCCTCCACGACATCGGGAAGCATGCCTATACCTTCATCGATCGGAAATACAATCGTGCGATCCGCCTTGTCCAGAGGCCGGAACCAGTCGTACAGCGCATTGACCCGGTGGCATCAGCACTCCGGGAAAAAGTGATGGGCGGGACAGCAACGCCCGCTGAGCATAAAGAGTTCCACGAGCGGCAGGCTGGAGTCATTGAGAATATTCTCAAAATGCCAATCGATGAACTTTTTATTACGAAAGAAGTCAAGCCGGAAATCCCGGTGAGGGCAAAGATCTTCGCATCTGTTCAGTGCACCCGCTGTGGCGAGATGGTTGCCGAGCACCGGGCACGTGTCCGTGACGGGAAGTTCGTCTGCATGCCCTGTGCCGGCGAGTACGGCAGAGGGTGGTGA
- a CDS encoding cobalt transport protein CbiN: MAYRYTLELLAGIAIVAFCALFLYTSATMSGAEFAGSDNVGSGLIAQLSGTPVENFQPLIAQWEPPSGEIEACLFALQAAVGGILVGGVFGFWAGQARRKPAS, encoded by the coding sequence ATGGCTTACCGGTATACGCTCGAACTCCTTGCCGGGATTGCCATTGTGGCATTCTGCGCACTGTTCCTGTACACGAGCGCGACCATGAGCGGGGCGGAATTTGCCGGTTCGGATAATGTAGGTTCAGGACTTATCGCACAACTTTCCGGTACCCCGGTTGAAAATTTTCAGCCCCTGATCGCCCAGTGGGAACCCCCCAGCGGGGAAATTGAAGCATGCCTCTTTGCGTTGCAGGCAGCCGTGGGTGGTATCCTTGTCGGGGGCGTATTTGGGTTCTGGGCCGGGCAGGCACGCAGGAAGCCAGCCTCATGA
- a CDS encoding energy-coupling factor ABC transporter permease, producing the protein MHIMEGFLPWQWCLIWWIVALPCLMLGIYQLKKVLALDREALPLLGVTGGFVFILSSLKLPSVTGSCSHPTGTGLSTIAFGPWITAVVCAIVLLFQSLFLAHGGLSVLGANIVSMGIVGPLVGYGVYRLLRDTSVNIYITVFLVTALADMFTYVTTSLELALAYPAETGGFASSFILFLGIFAVTQVPLAIVEGIVLALVFKYIVALKPDILIRLKVFSEEKINAARSEC; encoded by the coding sequence ATGCACATAATGGAAGGATTCTTACCATGGCAATGGTGCCTGATCTGGTGGATCGTTGCACTGCCCTGCCTCATGCTCGGAATATACCAGCTGAAAAAAGTACTGGCCCTTGATCGGGAAGCACTTCCCCTGCTGGGAGTGACGGGAGGATTTGTATTTATCCTGTCTTCCTTAAAACTCCCTTCAGTCACGGGCAGTTGTTCCCATCCTACCGGAACCGGGCTCTCAACAATCGCATTCGGACCGTGGATCACCGCAGTAGTCTGTGCGATTGTTCTCCTGTTCCAGAGCCTGTTCCTTGCCCACGGGGGACTTTCGGTTCTTGGAGCCAACATCGTCTCCATGGGAATCGTCGGACCCTTGGTGGGGTATGGAGTATACCGGTTACTCCGGGACACTTCCGTAAATATTTACATAACAGTATTCCTGGTAACCGCTCTTGCGGATATGTTCACGTATGTAACGACCTCGCTTGAACTGGCACTCGCATACCCGGCAGAGACCGGCGGTTTTGCGAGTTCATTCATCCTGTTCCTGGGCATATTTGCCGTTACGCAGGTTCCCCTTGCGATTGTCGAAGGCATTGTCCTTGCACTGGTATTCAAGTATATCGTGGCACTCAAACCGGATATCCTGATCCGGCTGAAAGTATTCTCAGAAGAAAAGATCAATGCGGCCCGGAGTGAGTGCTGA
- a CDS encoding ATP-binding cassette domain-containing protein gives MTAIETHDLTKYYGDLCAVDHLSLSVDNEIFALLGPNGSGKTTTVLMLTTLLRPTEGTATVCGFDCATEGDKVRKKLSYVPQDMAVDIRLTGRENVVFFAKLYGVPDPRGQADEALAIMELSDRADDLVKTYSGGMRRRLELAQALVHEPAVLFLDEPTLGLDVAARKKIWEHIRELRSRGMTVFVTTHYMDEADKFCDRVAIISRGSIKAIGEPKDLKARLMKDVITAKISGEYIPFELSGIRYVGRKEDEVSFTAENGREALPLIAESLAARGMKVHSLSLHEPTLDDVFLNVVGSSDEPRSFNDQQFRVMLRRRK, from the coding sequence ATGACCGCGATCGAGACGCATGACCTTACCAAATATTACGGGGATCTCTGTGCCGTGGATCACCTTTCCCTGTCCGTGGACAACGAGATCTTCGCTCTCCTTGGTCCCAATGGTTCGGGCAAGACAACAACGGTGCTCATGCTCACCACGCTGCTCCGTCCGACCGAAGGCACTGCAACGGTCTGCGGCTTCGATTGTGCCACCGAAGGGGACAAGGTCCGGAAAAAACTGAGCTATGTTCCGCAGGATATGGCTGTCGACATCCGGCTGACCGGGCGGGAAAATGTTGTGTTCTTTGCAAAACTTTACGGTGTGCCAGACCCCCGGGGGCAGGCAGACGAGGCCCTTGCAATTATGGAACTTTCTGATAGGGCTGACGATCTGGTGAAGACGTACTCGGGTGGTATGCGGCGCAGGCTCGAACTTGCCCAGGCGCTTGTGCATGAACCGGCCGTGCTCTTTCTGGATGAACCGACGCTTGGGCTCGATGTTGCTGCCCGGAAAAAGATCTGGGAGCATATCAGGGAACTCCGGAGCCGGGGCATGACGGTTTTTGTCACCACGCATTACATGGATGAGGCTGACAAGTTCTGTGACCGGGTGGCGATCATCAGCCGGGGGAGCATCAAAGCCATTGGTGAGCCCAAAGACCTTAAGGCCCGTCTGATGAAAGACGTGATCACGGCAAAGATTTCCGGGGAGTATATCCCCTTTGAACTGAGCGGCATCCGCTATGTGGGGAGGAAAGAAGACGAAGTCTCGTTCACCGCAGAGAACGGCCGTGAGGCACTGCCGCTCATAGCAGAATCCCTTGCCGCCCGGGGTATGAAAGTCCACTCGCTCTCCCTGCACGAGCCCACGCTGGACGATGTATTTCTCAATGTCGTGGGGAGCAGTGATGAGCCCCGCTCGTTCAACGACCAGCAGTTCAGGGTCATGCTCCGGAGGCGGAAATGA
- a CDS encoding ABC transporter permease, with protein sequence MKGIWHYMERDLVKWARGRVAVITLLVMPAAWLIFVGLALPVQFTGNYLDFITPGILVMTMLASSLQGGSLLMFDKILGFLNKFLALPSPREDILFGKILFITIRGMIQATVILLIAILIGATILSPVQYGMIFIILILFGILFSGLATTIALYIDDHDSYAAVNTLISMPLFFMSSALMPYSVMPSWMRSIAMVNPLSFAIDAIRSVGLGEIPLMQMGLLFVAGGGVLVICVRVFRNMTV encoded by the coding sequence ATGAAGGGCATCTGGCATTACATGGAACGCGACCTGGTGAAGTGGGCCCGGGGCCGGGTGGCCGTCATCACCCTGCTGGTGATGCCTGCCGCATGGCTCATTTTCGTGGGTCTCGCCCTTCCGGTACAGTTCACCGGCAATTACCTGGACTTCATCACGCCCGGTATACTTGTCATGACCATGCTCGCCTCGTCCCTGCAGGGCGGGTCGCTTCTGATGTTTGACAAGATCCTGGGTTTTTTAAACAAGTTCCTCGCCCTTCCCTCCCCCAGAGAGGATATCCTGTTCGGAAAGATCCTGTTCATCACCATCCGGGGTATGATACAGGCGACTGTCATCCTGCTCATCGCGATCCTTATCGGGGCAACCATCCTTTCTCCCGTCCAGTACGGGATGATTTTTATTATCCTGATTCTCTTTGGTATCCTCTTCTCGGGACTCGCCACAACGATTGCACTCTATATCGATGACCACGACTCCTATGCAGCGGTCAATACCCTGATCTCGATGCCGCTCTTCTTCATGTCCAGCGCCCTCATGCCCTACAGTGTCATGCCGTCATGGATGCGGTCCATCGCAATGGTCAACCCGCTCAGTTTTGCCATCGATGCGATCCGATCGGTGGGTCTTGGTGAGATACCCCTGATGCAGATGGGGCTGCTGTTTGTTGCGGGAGGAGGGGTCCTTGTCATCTGTGTGCGGGTGTTCCGGAACATGACGGTGTGA
- a CDS encoding CxxC-x17-CxxC domain-containing protein encodes MYGSSNFGGNRGPRDFGPREMTKVVCSDCGKECEVPFKPTEGRPVYCRDCLPKHRKPRF; translated from the coding sequence ATGTATGGATCATCAAATTTTGGTGGCAACCGCGGTCCCCGTGACTTCGGTCCCCGTGAAATGACAAAAGTAGTCTGTTCAGACTGTGGAAAGGAATGCGAAGTACCGTTCAAGCCAACTGAGGGAAGGCCCGTCTATTGCAGGGACTGCCTCCCGAAACACCGGAAGCCCCGCTTCTAA
- a CDS encoding sensor histidine kinase — protein MKDLGKIPEVGEQFIQIAMICLGIVILTTDIFLPLGFVIWILYFVPLLMSVWLSWRYAPFVVAFLITGAILGSSLISGMYRQDPSDPSNRAIFILMIAIVSLLVWEIRCNYVLLEAEVIERRKAQKNLEELTIGLEERIAKRTRELSEANLHMTEDIEKRRRVELALGSANNKLSLLSQITRHDISNRIFALLAEIDLAKDLSNEPRLRESLEHLERTSMAIQDQIEFTRDYQEIGSQAPAWYEVGAIARSAADQLDSPDVTVQVDCNAVEIFTDAMIGKVFYNLINNALRHGEHVTRITISCSRKGDDLIISCEDNGIGIAQQNKEHIFRKGFGIDSGLGLFLIREILSITGITIRETGEPGKGARFEILVPRDMFRRREELQ, from the coding sequence ATGAAAGATCTGGGAAAAATACCGGAGGTGGGGGAACAATTCATACAGATCGCGATGATCTGTCTCGGGATCGTAATCCTCACTACCGATATTTTCCTTCCCCTTGGTTTTGTCATCTGGATTCTCTATTTCGTGCCACTTCTGATGTCGGTGTGGCTCTCCTGGCGCTATGCCCCGTTTGTCGTTGCGTTTCTGATCACGGGAGCCATCCTGGGAAGCAGCCTGATCTCAGGCATGTATCGACAGGATCCTTCTGACCCTTCGAACCGTGCGATCTTTATCCTGATGATCGCAATTGTCTCGCTTCTTGTCTGGGAGATCCGCTGCAATTACGTACTTCTGGAAGCCGAAGTGATCGAGCGGCGTAAAGCTCAGAAGAACCTTGAAGAACTCACTATCGGCCTGGAGGAGCGGATCGCAAAAAGAACCCGCGAGCTCTCTGAAGCCAACCTGCACATGACTGAAGACATAGAGAAACGCCGCAGGGTGGAACTGGCGCTTGGCAGTGCGAATAATAAACTGTCCCTCCTCTCGCAGATCACAAGACATGATATCTCAAACCGGATCTTTGCCCTGCTGGCAGAGATCGATCTTGCAAAGGATCTCTCGAATGAACCACGACTCAGGGAATCCCTTGAGCACCTGGAACGGACATCCATGGCAATTCAGGACCAGATCGAGTTTACCAGGGATTACCAGGAGATTGGTTCCCAGGCACCGGCATGGTATGAGGTCGGGGCGATTGCCCGGAGCGCTGCAGACCAGCTTGATTCGCCTGACGTTACTGTTCAGGTGGATTGTAACGCTGTGGAGATCTTTACCGATGCCATGATAGGCAAAGTGTTCTATAACCTGATCAACAATGCACTCCGGCACGGAGAGCATGTAACACGGATAACCATTTCCTGTTCCAGGAAAGGCGATGACCTGATTATTTCCTGCGAGGACAACGGGATTGGCATTGCGCAGCAGAATAAGGAACATATATTCAGGAAGGGTTTTGGCATAGATTCCGGTCTCGGACTCTTTTTAATCCGTGAGATCCTCTCAATTACCGGTATTACGATACGGGAGACCGGGGAACCGGGGAAAGGTGCGCGGTTCGAGATACTAGTCCCAAGGGATATGTTCCGGCGAAGAGAAGAGTTACAGTAA
- a CDS encoding metal-dependent transcriptional regulator gives MKPESGLVLSARKVEYLKYLFSRGGTVRTSEIASAFHVDPSTITKTLAELTAGGYISHVPYHGVCLTNSGRQHAEFLIKRHRILSLVFVRNGLSHELACREVSRFESLVTKEAIDTICCAMGHPRLGVCGEITHDDGCMGATGSGNRGVN, from the coding sequence ATGAAACCCGAGAGTGGTCTTGTTCTCTCTGCCCGGAAAGTGGAGTATCTGAAATACCTATTTTCCCGTGGCGGAACTGTCAGGACCAGCGAGATCGCGTCAGCATTCCATGTTGATCCTTCGACCATCACAAAGACCCTCGCTGAACTCACCGCGGGGGGTTATATCTCACATGTCCCCTATCACGGGGTCTGCCTGACGAACTCAGGAAGGCAACATGCGGAATTTCTTATAAAACGGCACAGGATTCTCAGCCTGGTCTTTGTCCGCAACGGGCTTTCCCATGAACTGGCCTGCCGGGAAGTCTCGCGATTCGAGAGTCTCGTGACTAAAGAAGCGATCGACACCATCTGCTGCGCAATGGGACATCCCCGGCTGGGTGTTTGCGGCGAGATCACGCATGATGACGGGTGTATGGGTGCCACGGGATCAGGAAACCGGGGCGTGAACTGA
- a CDS encoding energy-coupling factor transporter transmembrane component T, with amino-acid sequence MSSTMISSHIPDLDLITVYAQRQDTFFSRVSPWTSFAGLLLVILLITLTRNLVICGALYLVILGMYAAAGLPVRKLFAWYTLPVLFVLSLVGIMAWTEPGTPLFSLNTGLCTLTLTDNGLILVVTLLLKALISVTYSLFFLMTTRYQHFSAMIYRLFPTPLDQIFLMAYRFLFLTLSMTGSIFKAVRSRGGGIIHSIRVQGRIFAEVFALVFIRSFDRAERVHQAMIARGYNGKYEAGTEIPRPGLSGYCVIGAFTGVIALVVLFVPNTGGLL; translated from the coding sequence ATGAGTTCAACAATGATCTCGTCACATATCCCGGATCTTGACCTGATCACGGTTTATGCCCAGCGACAGGACACCTTCTTCTCCCGGGTGAGCCCGTGGACCTCGTTTGCCGGGCTCCTGCTCGTGATCCTGCTTATCACCCTCACCCGCAACCTGGTGATCTGTGGTGCATTGTATCTTGTAATCCTCGGGATGTATGCTGCTGCCGGCCTTCCGGTAAGAAAACTGTTCGCGTGGTATACCCTGCCGGTACTTTTTGTTCTCTCACTGGTCGGGATAATGGCGTGGACCGAACCGGGCACTCCCCTGTTCTCCTTGAATACCGGCCTCTGTACCCTCACTCTTACGGACAATGGTCTCATACTGGTAGTCACGCTGCTTCTCAAGGCGCTCATATCGGTCACGTACTCGCTCTTCTTTCTCATGACAACCCGGTACCAGCACTTCTCTGCCATGATCTACCGCCTTTTCCCTACGCCCCTTGACCAGATCTTTCTCATGGCCTACCGGTTCTTATTCCTCACGCTCTCGATGACCGGTTCGATCTTCAAGGCAGTGCGTTCGCGGGGGGGAGGGATCATCCACAGCATCAGGGTCCAGGGCCGGATATTTGCCGAAGTATTTGCCTTAGTCTTCATCCGGTCATTCGACCGTGCGGAGCGGGTGCACCAGGCCATGATCGCACGGGGCTATAACGGTAAGTACGAGGCGGGAACGGAGATTCCCCGGCCCGGCCTTTCCGGGTATTGTGTTATCGGAGCATTCACCGGTGTGATTGCCCTTGTTGTCCTTTTCGTGCCGAATACCGGGGGACTGCTGTAA
- a CDS encoding ATP-binding cassette domain-containing protein has protein sequence MTLVYRDPHAPHCPPIDKQRELIHVDCASHTYPDGSVGIHDMCFYVLRDEIVALCGPNGSGKSTLLEHLNGLLTPSEGDVWVNGRSITHGERSDLWKDVGVVFQRSDDQLFAPTVLDDVMFGPLNLGMSHADAEAAAMSALEGVGAADLVQKLPNYLSGGQKRLVSIAGVLAMKPKIMVLDEPTSDLDPLHSEQVEALILRFKRDYGISVVIATHDLDLAARIADRVCLVKNGSVFAEGTPDEVFYNPSLIKEAGLTLPHTVRIYLEYCKARGIKPEQRPIHRHELILALQSLQS, from the coding sequence ATGACCCTCGTTTATCGTGATCCCCATGCGCCTCACTGTCCTCCCATAGACAAGCAGCGTGAACTCATCCATGTCGACTGCGCAAGCCACACGTATCCTGACGGGAGTGTCGGTATCCACGACATGTGCTTTTACGTGCTCAGAGATGAGATTGTGGCACTTTGCGGTCCGAATGGTTCGGGAAAGTCCACCCTCCTTGAGCATCTGAACGGGCTTCTCACTCCCTCGGAAGGTGATGTCTGGGTAAATGGCAGGTCGATAACGCATGGAGAACGTTCCGATCTCTGGAAGGATGTCGGGGTCGTCTTCCAGCGTTCCGATGACCAGCTCTTTGCACCAACGGTACTTGACGACGTGATGTTTGGCCCGCTGAACCTTGGCATGTCTCATGCTGATGCGGAGGCGGCAGCGATGAGTGCCCTTGAAGGGGTGGGAGCTGCAGACCTTGTCCAGAAACTCCCCAATTACTTAAGCGGCGGGCAGAAGCGGCTGGTCTCCATTGCCGGTGTTCTTGCCATGAAACCGAAGATCATGGTCCTTGATGAACCTACCTCGGATCTGGATCCATTACACAGCGAACAGGTTGAGGCGCTGATTCTCCGGTTCAAACGGGATTACGGTATCAGTGTTGTCATTGCCACCCACGATCTCGACCTGGCTGCACGGATCGCCGACCGGGTCTGCCTGGTGAAAAACGGTTCGGTCTTTGCCGAGGGCACTCCTGATGAGGTGTTCTATAACCCTTCACTCATAAAAGAGGCCGGTCTCACCCTGCCGCACACGGTCAGGATATACCTCGAGTACTGTAAAGCCCGGGGAATAAAACCGGAACAACGACCCATACACCGGCACGAACTCATCCTTGCGTTGCAATCTTTACAGTCATGA
- a CDS encoding energy-coupling factor ABC transporter permease: protein MAHIHLEDGSFSLLWVAVWWTAAIILAGMAIYLMRSEKKPDRRKITLAAFCTAAAFAIFQVSLPIFGGVHLNLTPLIGILAGPAAGSLVVLIINILSSAIGHGGWGLIGANTLVNIVEVFVGYACFRLLKSTIPDLFSRAGIATIAGLFCGNIVMILIVIISGVQGVNQGTGQILTGLSLIAAVNMGVAVIEAFITGLIVAYIGKIRPDLLIGEHP from the coding sequence ATGGCACACATTCATCTCGAAGACGGATCGTTTTCCCTGCTTTGGGTTGCAGTCTGGTGGACTGCTGCAATCATCCTGGCAGGTATGGCGATCTACCTGATGCGGTCCGAAAAGAAACCCGACCGGAGAAAGATCACCCTTGCGGCATTCTGCACGGCAGCGGCTTTTGCCATATTCCAGGTGAGCTTACCGATATTCGGTGGAGTCCATCTTAACCTGACACCCCTCATAGGCATTCTCGCCGGCCCGGCAGCGGGATCCCTCGTGGTGCTCATCATCAACATTCTTTCATCCGCGATCGGTCATGGCGGCTGGGGGCTTATAGGTGCAAATACCCTGGTCAACATTGTTGAAGTTTTTGTGGGGTACGCCTGTTTCCGCCTGCTGAAATCCACGATTCCCGATCTCTTCTCGCGGGCAGGTATTGCCACGATAGCCGGGTTGTTCTGCGGTAATATCGTGATGATCCTTATCGTTATCATTTCCGGTGTTCAGGGCGTGAACCAGGGCACCGGTCAGATCCTGACCGGGCTCTCACTGATTGCTGCGGTAAATATGGGCGTTGCGGTAATCGAAGCATTCATCACCGGTCTCATTGTCGCCTATATAGGTAAAATCCGGCCGGATCTGCTGATCGGTGAGCATCCATGA
- a CDS encoding PAS domain S-box protein, with protein sequence MFSLLYVDDEEELLDLGRIYLERGGEFSVITAGSAVKGLAHLTSHPVDLIISDYQMPDVDGLAFLKIVREKYPEIPFILFTGRGREEVVIEAINNGADFYLQKGGDPKSQFAELKHKILTAIERRSAINALRESQQRLSDIIDFLPDATFAIDTRGHVIAWNKAIEEMTGVLAPEILGKGDYAYALPFYETRRPLLIDLIVKPPEEIDQFKYTLISQEGGVLIAETSATRPRGKFCTVLAKASLLYDKNGKIAGAIESIRDITESKHLEQALRKREAELNGIFWATPAGISTMDGRIFRNVNSYLCTIIGYSHKELIGQSARILYPSDADYEYVFTEIDRQLSLNGVGTIETRWIHKNGSIKNILLSSAPLVAGDLSNGVIFSAIDITERKMAESELLAAYEKNKGLMDSANDAIFIADIETGMLIDANNKAQQLIGRTRLEIQMMHITALYAEKDREMYRNFFDQHAHEGSGVHEEVVVDRDSREIPVIVSATRLDIGGRSCLMGIYHDVSEMKNAQDALRLANKKLNMLAEITRHDIRDKLSVMAGYLDLLRDPPQKMQYAMYISKLKQTVNTISENIDFTQLYENLGIAPPVWQNVHDLFFSTCAQIDIKRIRVQSDLGGLEIYADPLLEQVFFAMVENSLLYGAGVSVIRLSFKETPEGIVLSIEDNGIGIPPQDKERIFTKGFGKNSGLGLFLAQEILSITSITLKETGEYHHGARFEFKVPRGKFRYSPHAKTDRCHIFTNDQAPPTSLRDKIYSGLNIKKP encoded by the coding sequence ATGTTCTCCCTCCTGTATGTTGATGATGAAGAAGAACTGCTGGATCTTGGCAGGATCTACCTTGAACGGGGGGGAGAGTTTTCTGTTATTACCGCTGGTTCAGCGGTTAAGGGACTGGCTCATCTGACCTCACATCCAGTCGATCTTATCATTTCTGATTACCAGATGCCGGATGTTGATGGTCTTGCATTTCTCAAGATCGTGCGGGAAAAATATCCCGAGATCCCGTTCATTCTCTTTACCGGCAGGGGTCGTGAGGAAGTTGTCATTGAGGCAATCAATAACGGGGCGGATTTCTATCTCCAGAAAGGTGGCGATCCCAAATCCCAGTTTGCCGAGCTCAAACACAAGATACTCACCGCAATTGAACGCAGGAGCGCCATCAATGCGCTCAGGGAATCCCAGCAGCGTCTTTCCGATATCATCGACTTCCTCCCTGATGCCACGTTTGCGATTGACACAAGGGGCCATGTCATTGCCTGGAACAAGGCTATTGAAGAGATGACCGGTGTGCTGGCACCGGAGATTCTTGGCAAAGGTGACTATGCATATGCTCTGCCTTTTTATGAGACCCGGAGACCCCTGTTAATCGATCTGATCGTAAAACCTCCCGAAGAGATCGATCAGTTCAAGTACACTCTCATAAGCCAGGAAGGGGGTGTCCTGATCGCGGAGACCTCAGCAACACGGCCGAGGGGAAAATTCTGTACTGTTCTTGCGAAAGCTTCCCTTCTCTATGATAAAAACGGCAAAATTGCCGGCGCTATTGAGTCCATCCGGGATATCACTGAGAGTAAACATCTTGAACAAGCCCTGCGCAAGCGTGAAGCCGAACTCAACGGGATATTCTGGGCCACGCCTGCGGGGATTAGTACAATGGACGGCCGTATCTTCCGCAATGTCAATTCGTATCTTTGTACGATAATTGGCTATTCCCACAAAGAACTGATCGGTCAGAGTGCCCGGATACTGTACCCTTCGGATGCGGATTATGAGTACGTTTTTACTGAAATTGACCGGCAGCTCTCTCTCAATGGCGTCGGCACGATCGAAACCCGGTGGATACACAAAAACGGATCAATAAAAAATATCCTGCTGAGTTCAGCACCACTTGTTGCCGGGGATCTTTCAAATGGCGTGATCTTTTCTGCCATTGATATTACCGAACGTAAAATGGCCGAGTCTGAGCTTCTGGCAGCGTATGAAAAGAACAAGGGCCTGATGGATTCTGCAAACGATGCAATTTTTATTGCTGATATCGAGACGGGGATGCTCATTGATGCAAACAACAAGGCACAACAGCTGATTGGGCGGACACGACTGGAAATCCAGATGATGCATATAACTGCGCTCTATGCTGAAAAAGATAGGGAAATGTATCGTAATTTCTTCGATCAGCACGCCCACGAAGGATCCGGAGTTCACGAAGAGGTCGTTGTTGACCGGGATAGTCGCGAGATACCGGTCATTGTGAGCGCCACACGACTGGATATTGGTGGTCGGTCATGCCTGATGGGGATCTATCACGATGTTTCGGAAATGAAAAATGCACAGGATGCCCTCAGGTTAGCCAATAAAAAACTCAACATGCTGGCCGAGATTACAAGGCACGATATCAGGGATAAACTCTCTGTTATGGCAGGGTACCTTGATCTCCTGAGGGACCCCCCGCAAAAGATGCAGTATGCGATGTATATCTCCAAACTCAAACAGACCGTCAATACGATCAGTGAAAACATCGACTTTACCCAGTTATATGAAAATCTTGGCATCGCACCCCCGGTATGGCAGAATGTCCACGATCTTTTCTTTTCTACCTGTGCGCAGATCGATATAAAAAGAATCAGGGTCCAGTCCGATCTGGGCGGTCTTGAGATCTATGCAGATCCCCTGCTGGAACAGGTCTTTTTTGCCATGGTGGAAAACAGCCTGTTATACGGGGCCGGTGTATCCGTTATCCGCTTGTCTTTTAAAGAAACGCCGGAAGGCATCGTGCTCAGTATTGAGGATAACGGGATTGGGATTCCACCCCAGGATAAAGAGAGAATCTTTACCAAAGGGTTTGGTAAAAACTCCGGACTTGGCCTTTTTCTGGCACAGGAGATCCTCTCTATTACTTCAATTACCTTAAAAGAGACCGGGGAATACCACCACGGTGCACGGTTTGAATTTAAGGTCCCGCGGGGCAAGTTCCGGTACTCCCCCCATGCAAAGACCGATCGGTGCCATATCTTTACCAATGATCAGGCACCCCCCACCTCACTCCGGGATAAGATTTACAGTGGCCTGAATATTAAGAAACCCTGA